GCCACCGGCTGCACACGCGACGACGGGGCCGCCACCACGGACGACCGCCCGCCCGGCGACGCGGTCCGCGTCCTGCACCGCGCCGCCGCGACCCTGGTCGACGCCGGTACCTCCCGCACCACCACCTCCATGGAGATGGCCACCGGCGGCACCCGCGTCACCATCCGGGGCAAGGGCGTCTACGACTACACGAAACAGCTCGGCCACCTGCAGGTGCTGCTCCCCCAGGACCCGGCCGGCGCCAGCCCGCACCGGCCGATCACCGAACTCCTCGCCCCGGGCGCCCTGTTCATGAAGAACCGGGGCGCGGGCGTCCCCGCCGACAAGTGGGTACGGGTGGACACGGCGACCCTGTCCGACGGCAACCTGGTGACCGGCGGCGCCACCGACCCGTTCGCCGCCGCCGAGGTGCTGCGCGGGGCGCGCGAGGCGACGTACGTCGGCCGGACCCGGGTCTCCGGCACCGAGGTACGGCACTACCGGGGCACCGCCGACCTCGCCGAGGCCGCGAAGAGCGCCTCGCCGGGCAACAGGGGCCCGCTGGAAGCGGCGGCGAAAGGGTTCGCCACGGCCCGGGTCCCCTTCGACGCCTACCTGGACGACGCGGGCCGCATCCGCAAGGTCCTGCACCGGTTCAGCTTCGTCAACGGGCAGCAGAAGGACACGGTCGCGGTCGCCTCGACGACACTGCTGTACGACTTCGGGGCCCCCGTGCACGTACGGCTGCCGCGGCCTGCGGACATCTACGCGGGCCGTATCGCCGAACAGTGAGACCGGCGTACGGAAAACGGGACGGCCGAGGAGAGTGGGCCGGGCGGGCAACCCGGCACGGCCCGGCTGCGTCCGCCGTAGCGCAAGGACTAGCCCGTCCGTGCCATGCGCGGTGTGTGGCCCGCTACCTACTCTAGGGAGCGGTGACGGCAGAGAAGAGGTGATGCACGTGGCACCGGTCGGCGGTACGGCGGTTCAGGACCACGTGGCCCTCGCCGAGATCGAGCTGTGCGGAGACCTGATCATCGCGGCCTCGGCGGCCGGCGAGGAAGGGCTCAGCCTGGAGAGCATCGACGAGGTGCTGCGGGTGACGGAGGAGCGCGAGGGGCGCAAGCTCACGCCGGGTGGCTGAAAAGAGACGGACGCCAAGGGGTCGGCCGGGCTGGCTCAGGTACGCAGCAGACGGCCGATCGCCTTGGTCGCCTCCTCCACCTTCGCGTCGATCTCCGTACCGCCCTTGAGGGCCGCGTCCGCGACACAGTGCCGCAGGTGCTCCTCCAGGAGCTGGAGCGCGAAGGACTGCAGGGCCTTGGTGGAGGCCGAGACCTGGGTGAGTATGTCGATGCAGTAGACGTCCTCGTCGACCATCCGCTGGAGCCCGCGAATCTGCCCCTCGATCCGGCGCAGCCGCTTCAGATGCTCGTCCTTCTGATGGTGGTACCCGTGCACACCCCGGTCGTGGTCGGTCACCACCGCGGTCCCGGCATCAGTGCCCACGCCCGTCCCCACACCGGTCACCACGTCGGGCGTCTCCGCGCCGGCCTCGGTGGTCGTCATCGCGTCCTCCCGTTGAACAAACATCAGACACAAAAGCGTCAATATACCCCTGCCGGGTATATCGTAACCAACTTTGCTGGGTATAGGGCCGGTGTAGACCACCGTGCAGTCCACGCCGACCGATGGGCGACACTGGGGGACGACCCGTTAGCCGTGGCCGGATGTTGCGCCTAGCATCAGCCTGACCGAAACCGAAGGACTCCGAGGACCTCACGTGCGCTTTCGTCTGACCCCCAGGGAGACGAGCTTCTACGACATGTTCGCCGCGTCCGCGGACAACATCGTCACGGGCTCGCGACTCCTCATGGAACTGCTCGGGGCGGACGCCTCCGGCCGGGCCGAGATCGCAGAGCGTATGCGGGCCGCGGAACACGCCGGTGACGACGCCACACACGCGATCTTCCACCAGCTGAACTCCTCGTTCATCACGCCGTTCGACCGTGAGGACATCTACAAACTCGCCTCGCTGCTCGACGACATCATGGACTTCATGGAGGAGGCCGTCGACCTGGTCGTCCTCTACAACGTGGAGGAACTGCCCAAGGGCGTCGAGCAGCAGATCGAGGTCCTGGCGCGGGCGGCGGAACTGACGGCGGAGGCGATGCCGAACCTCCGCACGATGGAGAACCTGACGGAGTACTGGATCGAGGTGAACCGCCTGGAGAACCAGGCGGACCAGATCCACCGGAAGCTTCTGGCCCACCTGTTCAACGGCAAGTACGACGCGATCGAGGTGCTGAAGCTCAAGCAGATCGTGGACGTGCTGGAGGAGGCGGCGGACGCCTTCGAGCACGTGGCGAACACGGTGGAGACGATCGCCGTCAAGGAGTCCTGACCTCTTCATGGACACCTTCGCACTGATCGTGACCATCGCGGTCGCGCTCGGATTCACCTACACGAACGGCTTCCACGACTCGGCGAACGCGATCGCGACCTCCGTGTCGACCCGCGCCCTCACCCCCCGCGCGGCCCTGGCGATGGCCGCGGTGATGAACATGATCGGCGCCTTCCTGGGCAACGGCGTCGCGAAAACGGTCAGCGAGGGCCTGATCGAGACGCCCAAGGGCTCCTCCGGCATGGCGATCCTGTTCGCCGCGCTGGTGGGCGCGATCACCTGGAACCTGGTCACCTGGTACTTCGGCCTCCCCTCGTCCTCCTCGCACGCGCTGTTCGGCGGCATGGTGGGGGCGGCACTGGCGGGCGGCACCAAGGTCTACTGGGACGGCGTCCTGGAGAAGGTCGTCGTCCCGATGTTCGTCTCCCCGGTGGTGGGCCTCCTGGCCGGCTACCTGGTGATGACCGCGATCATGTGGATCTTCCGCCGCGCCAACCCGCACAAGGCCAAGCGCGGCTTCCGTATCGCCCAGACGGTGTCCGCGGCGGGCATGGCCCTGGGCCACGGCCTCCAGGACGCCCAGAAGACGATGGGCATCGTGGTGATGGCCCTGGTCATCGCCGACGTCGAGGACTACGGCGACCCGATCCCGATCTGGGTCAAGATCTCCTGCGCGGTGATGCTGTCCCTGGGCACGTACGCGGGCGGCTGGCGCATCATGCGCACCCTGGGCCGCAAGATCATCGAACTGGACCCGCCCCAGGGCTTCGCGGCGGAGACCACGGGCGCGTCGATCATGTTCGCCACGGCCTACCTCTTCAAGGCCCCCGTCTCCACGACCCACGTCATCACCTCGGCGATCATGGGCGTGGGCGCGACGAAGCGGGTGAAGGCGGTCCGGTGGGGAATCGCCAAGAACATCGTCATGGGCTGGTTCATCACGATGCCCGCGGCGGCGGCGGTGGCCGCCGTCGGCTACGGGGTCGTGCACCTGGCGTTCCTGTAGCGGGTGTTTCGGCCCCTCCGGCGTTCGAGGAGCGGGGTCTGGGGCGGAGCCCCGGAAGGATGGGACGGGCACGGGCGGCGGGGGCGAGGAACCCCCGGCACACCACCGGCCACCGCCACGCACACACGAACGGGCCCGCCCCCGGAGGAAGCTCCGGGGGCGGGCCCTATTCGACCTCACGGTGGCACCGCCATGCAGCACCGCGAGGGGTATACGGGAGGACGTACGAAGAACGTCCGGGCGGCGTCGGCTCAGCCGAAGCGGCCCGAGATGTAGTCCTCCGTCGCCTGCACCGACGGGTTGGAGAAGATGCGCTCCGTGTCGTCGATCTCGATCAGCTTGCCGGGCT
The DNA window shown above is from Streptomyces sp. NBC_01451 and carries:
- a CDS encoding metal-sensitive transcriptional regulator, with protein sequence MTTTEAGAETPDVVTGVGTGVGTDAGTAVVTDHDRGVHGYHHQKDEHLKRLRRIEGQIRGLQRMVDEDVYCIDILTQVSASTKALQSFALQLLEEHLRHCVADAALKGGTEIDAKVEEATKAIGRLLRT
- a CDS encoding DUF47 domain-containing protein is translated as MRFRLTPRETSFYDMFAASADNIVTGSRLLMELLGADASGRAEIAERMRAAEHAGDDATHAIFHQLNSSFITPFDREDIYKLASLLDDIMDFMEEAVDLVVLYNVEELPKGVEQQIEVLARAAELTAEAMPNLRTMENLTEYWIEVNRLENQADQIHRKLLAHLFNGKYDAIEVLKLKQIVDVLEEAADAFEHVANTVETIAVKES
- a CDS encoding inorganic phosphate transporter, translating into MDTFALIVTIAVALGFTYTNGFHDSANAIATSVSTRALTPRAALAMAAVMNMIGAFLGNGVAKTVSEGLIETPKGSSGMAILFAALVGAITWNLVTWYFGLPSSSSHALFGGMVGAALAGGTKVYWDGVLEKVVVPMFVSPVVGLLAGYLVMTAIMWIFRRANPHKAKRGFRIAQTVSAAGMALGHGLQDAQKTMGIVVMALVIADVEDYGDPIPIWVKISCAVMLSLGTYAGGWRIMRTLGRKIIELDPPQGFAAETTGASIMFATAYLFKAPVSTTHVITSAIMGVGATKRVKAVRWGIAKNIVMGWFITMPAAAAVAAVGYGVVHLAFL